GAAGATCGCCCTCGCCCGCCGGGGCGATCGTAAAGATCATGCCGAGCGAGGCCAGAAAGCCCTCGCTGGGACCGACATACTCCTGCTCGGCCCTGGCGCGGGCGATGTCGCTCAGGTACATCTGGCGGCGCAGCTTCGAGTCCTGGGTGATGAACCGGGGATTCATCATGGGCAGATCCAGTATCGTCGCCAGATCCGCCACATCCAGGCAGAGCACGCTCGGCTGAGCGTAGGCCACCTCCTCGCGCTCGAAGGCTTGATCGTCGACGAACGCCAGCGTGTCGATGCCGATATTGATCGCCCTGGCAATCGCCTCAAGCGACGACGACTTGCTGCTCCAGGTGATCTGCGGATACAGAAAGTATTCCTCGACGCCGAACTCGCACAGCTTCGCCATCGCCAGATCGTGATCGTTCTTGCTGGCGATCGAGTTCAGGATGCCCCGGCTGTCGAGCGTTTTAATCACCTCGACCACATCGGGCCGCAGCACGACCTGCGGATCTTCCAGCAGCACGCCATCCCAGAGCGTGTTGTCGAGATCCCAGACGACGCATTTCACGGCGGACGATGTGCTCTTGCGCGCGACAGCTTCGGCGCGCGGCTCTCCCGTCATAGTGCTGGTCCTTTCACGCGATCTGCTGCGCGTAGTTCGCGATCATCAGTTGTTGAATCTGCGTGCTGCCCTCGATAATCTCCATGATCTTCGCGTCGCGGAAATAGCGCTGGACGGGATAGTCCGGGCTGCATCCGTTCGCGCCGTGGATCTGCACCGCATCGGCGGCGGTCTGCGTCGCGCTGGTGGC
The nucleotide sequence above comes from Herpetosiphonaceae bacterium. Encoded proteins:
- a CDS encoding HAD-IIIC family phosphatase, with product MTGEPRAEAVARKSTSSAVKCVVWDLDNTLWDGVLLEDPQVVLRPDVVEVIKTLDSRGILNSIASKNDHDLAMAKLCEFGVEEYFLYPQITWSSKSSSLEAIARAINIGIDTLAFVDDQAFEREEVAYAQPSVLCLDVADLATILDLPMMNPRFITQDSKLRRQMYLSDIARARAEQEYVGPSEGFLASLGMIFTIAPAGEGDLQRAEELTVRTNQLNTTGYTYSYEELDQLRQSPDHKLLMAGLSDTYGSYGKIGLALIACQPEVWTIKLLLMSCRVMSRGVGTIMMSHILQMAKAAGVRLQAEFVSNTRNRMMYITYKFSGFKEVEQRGEMTIFEHDLRQIQAFPPYVEVRLLD